From a region of the Listeria monocytogenes ATCC 19117 genome:
- the arsD2 gene encoding arsenite efflux transporter metallochaperone ArsD-related protein, which produces MKSLVLFESEMCCGIKMTGAEVNKNLLYLSPTLQKIQRETNYEVERHSLTIEPNVFLENEEVKSLIDKNGISVLPITIVDGEVKKFGAYPSLKEFENFTGVNE; this is translated from the coding sequence ATGAAATCATTAGTTTTATTTGAGTCAGAGATGTGTTGTGGTATCAAGATGACAGGAGCAGAAGTAAATAAAAATCTATTATATTTGAGCCCAACATTACAGAAAATTCAACGAGAAACAAATTACGAAGTGGAGCGTCATAGCTTAACAATTGAACCAAATGTATTTTTGGAAAATGAGGAAGTCAAATCATTAATAGATAAAAATGGCATTAGTGTCTTACCGATAACCATTGTGGATGGAGAGGTAAAAAAGTTTGGTGCCTATCCCTCATTAAAAGAATTTGAAAATTTTACAGGTGTAAATGAATAA